A DNA window from Clupea harengus unplaced genomic scaffold, Ch_v2.0.2, whole genome shotgun sequence contains the following coding sequences:
- the LOC122129813 gene encoding E3 ubiquitin/ISG15 ligase TRIM25-like, whose amino-acid sequence MASASVFQDEFCCSICLDLMKDPVTVTCGHSFCLKCITGCWDQEDHKGVYSCPQCRETFTPRPVLRRSTLLADVVEKLKKTEVQSDHTAPSNAGPDDVECDFCTGSKHKAIKSCLTCMGSYCEVHIQSHYQVACLKKHKLVNASSRLQEKLCSQHDRIIEVFCRTDQKLICMLCSMDDHNGHKIVSAIAERTEKQKELLVMKSDNQKWIQQKEKEVEEVKGALKSLQASALKADEDTERIFTELISFMEKKRSEVKESIRAQEKAEVSRAEGLLEQLELEIAKLKNRDAEMEQLQPIEDPVDFLQVTLLALWSPTETLDSS is encoded by the exons ATGGCCAGTGCTTCAGTGTTTCAGGATGAGTTCTGCTGTTCTATCTGTCTGGATCTGATGAAGGATCCGGTGACTGTtacctgtggacacagtttctgttTGAAGTGTATTACAGGCTGCTGGGATCAAGAAGACCATAAGGGTgtttacagctgcccccagtgcagagagACCTTCACTCCTAGACCTGTTCTTCGCAGAAGcacattgctggctgatgttgtggagaagctgaagaagacagaagtcCAGTCTGATCACACTGCTCCTTCCAACGCCGGACCAGACGATGTGGAGTGTGATTTCTGCACTGGGAGCAAACACAAAGCCATCAAGTCGTGTCTAACATGCATGGGCTCTTATTGTGAGGTTCACATCCAATCTCATTATCAAGTGGCCTGTCTGAAAAAGCACAAGCTAGTGAACGCCTCCTCACGGCTACAAGAGAAGCTCTGCTCACAACACGACAGAATCATTGAGGTGTTTTGTCGCACAGATCAGAAGTTAATATGTATGCTCTGTTCAATGGATGACCACAACGGACACAAAATTGTTTCCGCTATAGCAGAACGAACTGAGAAGCAG AAAGAGTTGTTGGTGATGAAGAGTGATAACCAGAAGTGGATccagcagaaggagaaggaggtggaggaggtgaaagGGGCTTTGAAGTCTCTGCAG GCCTCTGCACTAAAAGCTGatgaggacacagagaggatcTTCACGGAGCTGATCAGCTTCATGGAGAAAAAAcgctctgaggtgaaagagtcgatcagagctcaggagaaggcagaggtgagtcgagctgaaggactcctggagcagctggagctggagatcgCTAAGTTAAAGAACAGAGATGCTGAGATGGAGCAACTCCAGCCAATTGAGGACCCTGTTGATTTCCTCCAGGTAACACTACTAGCCCTCTGGTCACCTACAGAGACTCTCGACTCGTCATAA
- the LOC122129809 gene encoding E3 ubiquitin/ISG15 ligase TRIM25-like isoform X2 yields MASASVFQDEFCCSICLDLLTDPVTVTCGHSFCLKCITGCWDQADHKGVYSCPQCRETFTPRPVIRRSTLLADVVKKLKKTDLLTDATTPCYAGPDDVECDFCTGSKHKAIKSCLTCLVSYCEVHIQPHYEVPRLSKHKLVNASSQLQEKICLQHDKIIEVFCRTDQKLICMLCSMDDHNGHKTVSAIAERTEKQKELLEMKRDNQMQIQQKEKEVEEVKGALKSLQASAQKADEDTEKIFTELISFMKKKRSEAKESIRAQEKAEMGRAEGLLEQLELEIAKLKNRDAEMEQLQPIEDPVDFLQSRAS; encoded by the exons atGGCCAGTGCTTCAGTGTTTCAGGATGAGTTCTGCTGTTCTATCTGTCTGGATCTTCTGACGGATCCGGTGACTGTtacctgtggacacagtttctgttTGAAGTGTATTACAGGGTGCTGGGATCAGGCAGACCATAAGGGTgtttacagctgcccccagtgcagagagACCTTTACTCCTAGACCTGTTATTCGCAGAAGcacattgctggctgatgttgtgAAAAAGCTGAAGAAGACCGATCTCCTAACTGATGCTACGACTCCTTGCTACGCCGGACCAGACGATGTGGAGTGTGATTTCTGTACTGGGAGCAAACACAAAGCCATTAAGTCGTGTCTAACATGCCTGGTTTCATATTGTGAAGTTCACATCCAGCCTCACTACGAAGTGCCTCGCCTAAGCAAGCACAAGCTAGTGAATGCCTCCTCACAGCTACAAGAGAAGATCTGCTTACAACACGACAAGATCATTGAGGTGTTTTGTCGCACAGATCAGAAGTTAATATGTATGCTCTGTTCAATGGATGACCACAACGGACACAAAACTGTCTCCGCTATAGCAGAACGAACTGAGAAGCAG AAAGAGTTgttggagatgaagagggataaCCAGATGCAGATccagcagaaggagaaggaggtggaagAGGTGAAAGGGGCTTTGAAGTCTCTGCAG GCCTCTGCGCAAAAAGCTGATGAGGACACAGAGAAGATCTTCACTGAGCTGATCAGCTTCATGAAGAAAAAACGCTCTGAAGCGAAAGAGTCgatcagagctcaggagaaggcAGAGATGGGTCGAGCTGAAGGACTCCTggagcagctggagctggagatcgCTAAGCTAAAGAACAGAGATGCTGAGATGGAGCAACTCCAGCCAATTGAGGACCCCGTTGATTTCCTCCAG